In the Pseudanabaena sp. PCC 7367 genome, one interval contains:
- a CDS encoding RrF2 family transcriptional regulator, translating to MKLTRKGHYSVKAMLDLATSSVGKPISVREIADRQSIPAPYLEKLLIALRQAGLVRSVRGAQGGYLLKRSAQEISLGEILAAVGESVDPLPRLEPNSEQAQDWVTFALWQRLHQKISDALYGIYLEDLYYDARSWQAAQGQESEFIV from the coding sequence ATGAAACTAACTCGCAAAGGGCATTACAGCGTTAAGGCGATGCTGGATCTAGCCACTTCCAGCGTGGGTAAGCCGATTTCTGTGCGGGAGATTGCCGATCGCCAATCGATTCCGGCTCCCTATTTGGAGAAGCTGTTGATCGCTCTCAGGCAGGCGGGTTTGGTGCGATCGGTGCGCGGGGCGCAGGGTGGTTATTTATTGAAGCGATCGGCGCAGGAAATATCCCTGGGTGAAATTTTGGCGGCGGTGGGAGAGTCGGTTGATCCCTTGCCCAGACTGGAACCAAACTCGGAACAAGCCCAGGATTGGGTTACCTTTGCGTTGTGGCAACGATTGCATCAGAAAATTAGTGATGCCCTGTATGGCATCTACCTTGAAGATCTCTATTATGATGCCCGCAGTTGGCAGGCGGCGCAGGGACAAGAATCAGAGTTTATTGTTTAA
- the dnaB gene encoding replicative DNA helicase, which produces MTKSNLNGEFDDISDRLPPQNIEAEEAILGGVLIDPEAISRVIDVLRPEMFYVAAHQEIYRAAILLHSQSRPTDIMSVATWLSDNDQLEKVGGQSKIAQLCDRTVSAINVDYYAQLVAEKYTRRRLAEVGRNTIKASFDTSIDLTKALDLAEQSIFSVTQARTQQGLTPASDILTKTFYELESRYNASLTPGLNMPGLSTGYYDLDAMTQGLQRSDLIIIAGRPSMGKTAFSLCVAANMAKEHKLPVAVFSLEMSKEQLVYRLLSNIARVESTKLRSGNIGDHDWSKVAMGISQLSDLPVFIDDAPNPSINELRSKARRLQAERGGVLGLILIDYLQLMEGAGSENRVQELSRITRSLKGLARELYVPVIALSQLSRGVEARTNKRPMLSDLRESGSIEQDADIVINLYRDEYYNPDTPDVGIAEVIIAKHRNGPVGTVKLLFDPRFTKFENLMNQ; this is translated from the coding sequence ATGACCAAATCAAACCTAAACGGCGAATTCGATGACATTAGCGATCGCCTGCCCCCCCAGAACATTGAGGCTGAAGAAGCAATTTTGGGGGGGGTTTTAATTGACCCCGAAGCGATCAGTCGGGTGATTGATGTGTTGCGCCCAGAGATGTTCTATGTAGCTGCACACCAGGAGATCTATCGCGCGGCAATCCTGCTGCATAGTCAATCGCGCCCCACCGACATCATGAGTGTGGCCACCTGGCTGAGTGACAATGATCAACTGGAAAAGGTGGGCGGCCAGAGTAAAATTGCCCAGCTTTGCGATCGCACCGTCAGCGCCATTAATGTGGACTATTATGCGCAACTGGTGGCGGAGAAATATACCCGCCGTCGTCTGGCTGAAGTAGGGCGCAATACGATCAAGGCTAGTTTTGATACCAGTATTGATCTAACCAAGGCATTGGATCTAGCCGAGCAAAGTATTTTTTCGGTGACCCAAGCCCGCACCCAACAGGGACTTACCCCCGCCAGTGATATTCTCACCAAGACTTTCTATGAATTAGAAAGCCGCTACAATGCCTCGCTCACCCCTGGTTTAAATATGCCAGGTCTGTCCACTGGTTACTATGACCTGGATGCGATGACCCAGGGCTTGCAACGATCGGACTTGATTATTATTGCTGGTCGGCCATCGATGGGCAAAACTGCCTTTAGTTTGTGTGTGGCAGCTAACATGGCTAAAGAGCATAAATTACCAGTGGCGGTGTTTAGTTTGGAGATGTCCAAGGAGCAATTGGTATATCGCTTGCTCTCAAATATTGCCAGGGTAGAAAGCACCAAGCTACGTTCTGGTAACATTGGCGATCATGATTGGTCAAAGGTGGCAATGGGCATCAGTCAGTTGTCGGATTTGCCAGTGTTTATTGACGATGCGCCCAATCCTTCGATCAATGAGTTGCGATCGAAGGCGAGACGATTGCAGGCGGAGCGCGGCGGGGTATTGGGGTTGATTTTGATCGATTATTTACAGTTAATGGAAGGGGCTGGTTCCGAAAATCGGGTGCAGGAACTATCGCGGATTACCCGATCGCTCAAAGGTTTAGCCCGTGAATTATATGTACCTGTGATCGCCCTATCCCAGCTCAGTCGGGGTGTAGAAGCCAGAACCAATAAGCGGCCAATGCTATCGGACTTGCGTGAATCCGGCAGTATTGAGCAGGATGCGGATATTGTGATCAATCTCTATCGTGATGAATATTACAATCCGGATACGCCCGATGTAGGGATCGCCGAAGTAATTATTGCCAAGCATCGGAATGGCCCCGTAGGGACAGTAAAACTTCTATTCGATCCCCGCTTTACTAAGTTTGAGAACTTGATGAATCAATAA
- a CDS encoding helix-turn-helix domain-containing protein, which yields MNDDRTSQLSQLMQAAQIDSFKQLCDRAQISTRALTKLRQGELAKLRYEQINSLAQSLQISVHDLVAVFGKQNADLAAISSSQGEKQASQPQALKIKQTEQMVAAQRELVSQIERLNRQIFDLKTEYIHLQAQQAQQESALRSRFEQEIIQKLESFWLQWPTAAHAAQQNEKMPARNLVPLLRPVENLLKGWDIEAIGQVGAELEFDPHWHQAMSGEAIALGTTVVVRYVGYRRGEALLYRARVDLKT from the coding sequence ATGAACGACGATCGAACCAGCCAACTAAGCCAGTTAATGCAGGCTGCCCAGATTGATAGTTTTAAGCAACTGTGCGATCGGGCGCAAATTTCCACCCGGGCGCTCACCAAGCTACGGCAGGGAGAACTAGCTAAACTACGGTATGAGCAGATTAATTCCCTGGCTCAGTCTTTGCAAATTTCAGTTCATGATCTAGTGGCGGTGTTTGGCAAGCAAAATGCTGATCTTGCTGCTATTTCATCCAGCCAGGGCGAAAAACAAGCCAGCCAGCCTCAGGCACTAAAAATAAAGCAAACAGAGCAAATGGTTGCGGCACAGCGCGAACTTGTATCCCAGATCGAAAGATTAAATCGGCAAATATTTGATCTCAAAACCGAATATATTCATTTGCAAGCACAACAAGCACAACAAGAATCGGCGTTGCGATCGCGCTTTGAGCAGGAAATTATCCAAAAGCTAGAATCTTTTTGGTTGCAATGGCCAACTGCTGCCCATGCCGCCCAGCAAAATGAAAAAATGCCAGCGCGAAATCTAGTGCCGTTGCTGCGTCCAGTGGAAAATTTACTTAAAGGCTGGGACATCGAAGCGATCGGCCAGGTTGGTGCGGAGCTTGAATTTGATCCCCACTGGCATCAAGCTATGTCTGGCGAGGCGATCGCGCTTGGAACAACTGTGGTGGTGCGTTATGTCGGCTATCGACGTGGTGAGGCGTTGCTCTATCGTGCCAGGGTGGATCTAAAAACCTAA
- a CDS encoding ligand-binding sensor domain-containing protein: MVALVANSLFLAGRPDPTSALPVQSATSRSLIHEQGDRRISTVLHDHAGRLWVGTWRGLVQVDPHSGQVVSVINLPNEIITAMTLDHYGNIWVGTGAGLYQVNPSSRQIKNVAIKLPSNRVLSLEIDRAGYVWVGTENGITRIGPHNAEIYARMLDIPGTSANTMQIDHHGHIWVGTLDGIFKFNPGTAEIMAVVPYVAGQIVQSMTIDPAGKIWAGTPRNVILVNPNTNEAIARINDVTGEDILALASDKNGELWIGTQNRLHRTNTYNGKIDGSIQDLPSSRISSLYISDRKLWIGTHAGLARIDINVEEFDMENNRASLVYAVAD, translated from the coding sequence TTGGTAGCTCTAGTAGCTAATTCTTTATTCCTAGCTGGTCGCCCCGATCCCACGTCCGCGCTACCAGTTCAGTCAGCCACCTCCAGAAGCTTGATCCATGAGCAGGGCGATCGGCGGATCAGCACTGTTTTACATGACCATGCTGGTAGGTTGTGGGTCGGGACTTGGCGCGGCCTGGTGCAGGTCGATCCCCACAGTGGTCAGGTTGTATCGGTGATTAATTTGCCCAACGAGATTATTACCGCCATGACCCTGGATCACTATGGCAATATCTGGGTGGGCACTGGTGCAGGGTTATATCAAGTCAATCCCAGTAGCCGCCAGATTAAAAATGTGGCGATCAAGCTACCCTCCAACCGGGTGCTCAGCCTGGAAATCGATCGGGCTGGCTATGTTTGGGTTGGCACTGAAAATGGCATCACCCGCATTGGCCCCCACAATGCCGAAATCTATGCGCGGATGCTGGATATTCCTGGCACTAGCGCCAATACTATGCAAATCGATCATCACGGCCATATCTGGGTGGGCACATTAGATGGCATATTTAAATTTAATCCCGGTACTGCCGAAATTATGGCAGTGGTGCCCTATGTGGCTGGTCAGATTGTGCAAAGTATGACGATCGATCCGGCGGGGAAAATCTGGGCTGGTACACCGCGCAATGTGATTTTAGTTAATCCCAATACCAACGAAGCGATCGCCCGCATCAATGATGTGACTGGGGAAGACATTCTGGCGCTGGCCAGTGACAAAAATGGCGAGTTGTGGATTGGTACTCAAAATCGCTTGCACCGCACCAATACCTACAATGGCAAAATTGACGGTTCGATCCAGGATCTGCCCTCTAGCCGGATTAGTAGTTTGTATATTAGCGATCGCAAGCTGTGGATTGGCACCCATGCTGGTTTAGCCAGGATTGATATTAATGTCGAGGAGTTTGATATGGAAAACAATCGCGCCTCGCTAGTTTATGCTGTTGCCGATTAG
- a CDS encoding hemolysin family protein: MIAEYSVHLSQFIRIAQSTAAQPTVENTLIQVAALVVLLFLSGLSSASETALTAMDNLKLRSLIQEQSNRRGTNIYSLVLENRTRFITTLLVANNLVNIGATVLTTSLFFGWFGEAGLGIATAVMTVLVLTFGEITPKSIAVNNVLPMFKLIVRPIYWLSVLMSPILVLFEGIAQWTIRLFNVGGMPRGESTKDLQLMIEVLGRKGQLDWDKRQILSKTLALDRLSARDVVKSRIDMQTINHDATLEDVITLCLNTGFSRVPVQGESKDQIVGIITLKMALQHQKTDGDGVVANEIMVAPVYVPETKRLADLLREMINQRVHLAIVVDEYGGTVGLVTLEDIIEELVGEIYDESDSYSRERVVSIRKRNWHN; this comes from the coding sequence GTGATAGCCGAGTATTCAGTTCACCTAAGCCAGTTTATTCGCATTGCCCAAAGCACTGCTGCTCAACCTACCGTTGAAAATACCCTGATCCAAGTTGCGGCCTTAGTAGTGCTGTTGTTTTTGTCTGGACTCAGTTCGGCCTCGGAAACAGCGCTCACGGCAATGGATAACCTTAAGCTCCGATCGCTGATCCAGGAGCAAAGCAATCGGCGAGGCACAAATATTTACAGCCTGGTATTAGAAAATCGCACCCGCTTTATTACTACCCTGTTGGTGGCTAATAATCTGGTCAATATTGGCGCAACAGTGCTAACCACTAGCCTCTTTTTTGGTTGGTTCGGTGAGGCAGGTTTGGGGATTGCCACGGCGGTGATGACAGTGCTGGTGTTAACCTTTGGTGAAATTACGCCCAAGTCGATCGCGGTGAATAATGTTTTGCCGATGTTTAAACTAATTGTGCGGCCAATCTACTGGCTGTCGGTGCTGATGTCGCCGATATTGGTCTTGTTTGAGGGCATTGCCCAATGGACAATTCGGTTATTTAATGTGGGCGGGATGCCGCGCGGTGAATCGACCAAGGATTTGCAATTAATGATCGAGGTATTGGGGCGGAAAGGTCAATTGGATTGGGACAAGCGCCAGATTCTGAGCAAGACCCTAGCGCTCGATCGCCTCAGTGCCAGGGATGTGGTCAAGTCGCGGATCGATATGCAAACCATTAACCACGATGCCACCCTCGAAGATGTAATTACTTTATGCCTGAATACGGGCTTTTCACGGGTGCCCGTCCAGGGCGAATCAAAGGATCAAATTGTGGGCATCATTACCCTCAAAATGGCGCTTCAGCATCAGAAAACCGACGGTGATGGTGTTGTTGCTAATGAGATAATGGTAGCTCCGGTCTATGTGCCGGAAACTAAGCGATTAGCAGATTTATTGCGAGAGATGATCAATCAACGGGTGCATTTGGCGATCGTGGTGGATGAGTATGGCGGCACGGTGGGATTAGTCACGCTGGAAGATATTATTGAAGAACTGGTGGGCGAAATCTACGACGAGAGTGATTCCTATTCACGGGAGCGGGTTGTGTCGATTCGGAAGCGCAATTGGCATAATTGA
- the rplI gene encoding 50S ribosomal protein L9: MAKSNVQVMLTKNVNKLGKLGELVSVAPGYAQNYLLPRGLAVRATSGVIKEVERRLEEERQRQIAIKKEAQDRKVALTTIGGFIIKKQVGEGKSIFGTVTDREVAQLIVDKTTMEIDRRDIEVPDVRETGDYEVKIKLHPEVTAILKLEVLPE, from the coding sequence ATGGCAAAAAGTAATGTGCAAGTAATGTTAACCAAGAATGTTAACAAGTTGGGTAAGCTGGGTGAATTAGTTTCCGTCGCACCAGGTTATGCCCAGAACTACCTCTTGCCCAGAGGATTGGCAGTCCGAGCTACATCTGGCGTAATCAAGGAGGTGGAACGCCGCCTGGAAGAAGAACGGCAGCGGCAAATTGCGATCAAGAAGGAAGCCCAGGATCGCAAGGTGGCCTTGACCACAATTGGTGGCTTTATTATTAAAAAGCAAGTGGGCGAAGGCAAGAGCATTTTTGGTACGGTTACCGATCGGGAAGTGGCACAGCTGATTGTTGATAAAACCACCATGGAAATCGATCGCCGCGATATTGAAGTGCCCGATGTGCGCGAAACCGGCGATTATGAAGTAAAAATCAAGCTGCATCCAGAGGTGACCGCAATCCTCAAACTGGAAGTTTTGCCAGAATAG
- a CDS encoding IS1 family transposase (programmed frameshift), whose protein sequence is MDTSKLTCPRCNSLKIVKNGKIHNGKQNFKCKQCNRQFVANSKKKYIANETKAQIDKLLLERVSLAGIARVVGVSPRWLQQYVNHKYAQVPQQVQVQAKKKGNLTIQMDELWSFVGKKRVKVWVWLAIDVDTKEIVGVYIGSRDEVGAQGLWQSLPPVYRQCAVCYTDFWRAYAQVVPSMRHQPVDKGSGLTNRIERFNCTLRQRASRLVRKSLSFSKKLANHVGAIWLFVHHYNSSLLV, encoded by the exons ATGGATACATCTAAGCTAACTTGTCCAAGATGCAATTCACTCAAAATTGTCAAAAATGGCAAAATTCACAACGGTAAACAAAACTTCAAATGTAAACAATGCAATAGACAATTTGTAGCCAATTCTAAGAAGAAATATATCGCTAATGAGACTAAAGCTCAAATCGACAAACTTCTGCTAGAGAGGGTTTCACTCGCAGGTATTGCCAGAGTTGTAGGTGTATCACCAAGATGGCTACAGCAATATGTTAATCACAAATATGCTCAAGTGCCCCAACAAGTGCAGGTACAGGCTAAAAAAAAGGGCA ACTTAACCATTCAAATGGATGAGCTGTGGTCTTTTGTAGGCAAGAAACGAGTCAAGGTTTGGGTTTGGTTAGCTATAGATGTTGATACTAAGGAGATCGTAGGAGTGTATATCGGTTCTAGAGATGAGGTTGGTGCTCAAGGATTATGGCAGTCTTTACCACCCGTTTATCGACAATGTGCTGTTTGTTACACTGATTTCTGGCGTGCCTATGCTCAGGTAGTTCCGAGTATGCGTCATCAACCAGTGGACAAAGGTTCAGGCTTGACTAATAGAATTGAGCGATTTAATTGCACTCTTAGGCAAAGAGCTTCAAGACTGGTTCGCAAATCTCTTTCTTTCTCGAAAAAGTTAGCTAACCATGTTGGCGCTATCTGGTTATTTGTGCATCATTACAACTCATCCTTACTTGTATAG
- a CDS encoding FecR family protein, whose amino-acid sequence MTKRHPSETIKTIRHQWHRNASAVAIVTSLVFLGACNGGAPPKPFNAEVAPTEPIAKIQEIRDRPVWVKFRNTANDSSGRVGMKLEAGEIIRTEADARLQLSFDNGILVRLEGDSTIEIKNENQVVLKQGRMVVMLPADQDTALEIDTPQAQIFASDSNTTLFVETATEESKSATVFALNGAVKVKPQHDDRLTLETGQSVLISEQGNAGAIETPSLDLVREKFAREPLLYGFSTRLASQGTIEASLQIDPGYREAEKIVFTGPKPNSTVDPNAKPPETTAYSSYSAEPEPAADEPEAEPDEDAQSEPNQPTAAIDPAPAESDDGYDPPLPAAADQDPDIVPLPAVPAAVQPQLPVAEPPPAPIQPEIVPIEPPPAPIQPEIVPISDPPPAPVAEPVEAAE is encoded by the coding sequence ATGACAAAGCGACATCCGTCCGAGACGATTAAGACGATCCGACATCAATGGCACCGCAACGCATCAGCGGTGGCGATCGTCACTTCATTGGTATTTTTAGGCGCTTGTAATGGTGGCGCACCCCCCAAGCCATTTAATGCCGAAGTTGCTCCCACCGAACCGATCGCCAAGATCCAGGAAATCCGCGATCGGCCAGTTTGGGTAAAGTTTCGCAACACCGCCAACGATAGCTCTGGGCGGGTGGGTATGAAACTGGAAGCCGGGGAAATAATTCGCACCGAAGCTGATGCCCGCTTGCAATTAAGTTTTGATAATGGCATTTTGGTGCGACTGGAGGGCGACTCCACGATCGAGATTAAAAATGAAAACCAGGTTGTGCTCAAGCAAGGCCGGATGGTAGTGATGCTACCCGCCGATCAAGACACTGCCCTGGAGATCGACACCCCCCAGGCTCAAATTTTTGCCAGCGATAGTAATACCACGCTGTTTGTGGAAACGGCAACAGAAGAATCCAAATCAGCAACAGTCTTTGCCCTGAATGGGGCAGTTAAGGTAAAACCTCAGCATGATGATCGCCTGACCTTGGAAACTGGTCAGAGTGTATTGATTTCGGAGCAGGGCAATGCCGGAGCGATCGAAACCCCCAGCTTGGATTTAGTGCGCGAAAAATTTGCCCGTGAGCCATTGCTATACGGATTTAGCACCAGACTAGCCAGCCAAGGTACGATCGAAGCTAGCTTGCAAATCGATCCTGGTTACCGAGAGGCAGAAAAAATTGTATTCACTGGGCCAAAACCCAACAGCACCGTTGACCCCAACGCAAAGCCACCCGAAACCACTGCCTACAGCAGCTATAGCGCGGAGCCGGAACCCGCCGCTGATGAGCCAGAAGCAGAGCCGGACGAAGACGCTCAATCGGAGCCCAATCAGCCAACTGCAGCCATAGATCCCGCACCCGCAGAGAGTGATGATGGTTATGATCCGCCTTTGCCTGCTGCCGCCGATCAAGATCCAGACATAGTACCATTGCCTGCCGTTCCCGCCGCAGTGCAACCTCAATTGCCAGTAGCAGAACCACCGCCAGCACCGATTCAGCCAGAAATTGTGCCGATCGAGCCGCCGCCTGCACCAATCCAACCGGAGATTGTGCCCATCAGCGATCCGCCACCTGCACCAGTGGCAGAGCCTGTGGAAGCGGCTGAGTAG
- a CDS encoding late competence development ComFB family protein: MQNCRSAIEELVIEEIKAQTASLGRAAREKINLSEVAAYALNRLPPMYATSQRGWQQQRNRARAELKQQITSNVRRALVGVRQDSLRPADPLPENEFHSQARSLAKLQEILGQDNLKWKDVPDALEAAFMTIKLKGALSYTYVSPSRRNAMDVKQYIKRSKVQNYSWKSRKSQREQATPESGSNARYAREFASYMYCASFDFVNVLENPVLAVVHRQLARLHPALIDQIKPEEVAAYTLNRLPPMYATSQRGLKEQRYRVKAELAKDIILMVREGISIVVNSPARAAAPLPFEKFGQEQESALDKIRQILHIDDINWRNVAEIVEDALERVRSGEISLHAIGRTNLEEELSSQQQSTREQWR; encoded by the coding sequence ATGCAGAACTGTCGAAGTGCGATCGAAGAACTAGTTATAGAAGAGATTAAGGCGCAGACAGCTAGCCTTGGCAGAGCTGCCCGCGAGAAAATCAACCTCAGTGAGGTAGCCGCCTATGCCCTCAATCGACTACCGCCCATGTATGCCACATCGCAACGGGGCTGGCAACAGCAACGCAATCGTGCCAGGGCTGAACTTAAACAACAAATCACTTCAAATGTGCGCCGGGCTCTGGTTGGGGTCAGGCAAGATTCACTGCGGCCAGCCGATCCATTGCCAGAAAATGAATTTCATAGCCAAGCGCGATCGCTAGCCAAACTGCAAGAAATTCTGGGGCAGGACAATCTCAAGTGGAAAGATGTCCCCGATGCTTTGGAAGCAGCATTTATGACGATCAAATTAAAGGGAGCATTGAGCTATACCTATGTGAGTCCTAGCCGCCGCAATGCCATGGACGTAAAACAATATATCAAGCGTAGTAAAGTCCAAAATTACTCATGGAAATCCAGGAAATCCCAACGAGAGCAAGCCACCCCAGAAAGTGGTTCTAATGCTCGCTATGCCAGAGAATTTGCTTCATATATGTATTGCGCCTCGTTTGATTTTGTGAATGTGCTAGAGAATCCAGTTTTGGCGGTTGTGCACCGTCAATTGGCACGATTGCATCCTGCGCTGATTGATCAGATCAAGCCGGAAGAGGTCGCTGCCTATACCCTCAATCGCTTGCCACCCATGTATGCCACCAGCCAGCGCGGCCTAAAAGAGCAACGCTACCGGGTTAAGGCTGAATTGGCTAAGGATATTATTTTGATGGTGCGTGAAGGTATTTCGATCGTGGTTAATTCTCCAGCCAGGGCGGCAGCACCACTGCCATTTGAAAAATTTGGCCAGGAACAAGAATCGGCACTTGATAAAATTCGCCAAATTTTACATATCGATGACATTAACTGGCGGAATGTGGCTGAGATTGTGGAAGATGCCCTAGAGCGGGTTAGAAGTGGGGAAATTTCCTTGCATGCGATCGGCAGAACCAACCTGGAAGAAGAGCTATCATCGCAACAACAATCAACCCGCGAGCAATGGCGTTAA
- a CDS encoding extracellular solute-binding protein: MKSNQLIDRRKFLIGMGAIGTASAFGLNGCSWLADPQRLQILGLDNALPGKVLKSFRSEFKQKAEIDPKAAPAEIWQTLRDLQLATEKKEEAKPGLEANTDNSNDSSNDSNKADSNSGDEATDPTTEEDAKTNAAQRKVPDLVSLSDAWLDAAIAQDLIRPIPAADLAKISQWPKLEPNWQASVTRNGQVWGVPYRWGSTVIAYRPDRTKFEIKSWADLWRPELKRRIVLPDSPREVIGLVLKKLGDSYNNENLNAIAALPTELEQLHQQVLFYSSDRYLQPLIIEDAWAVVGWSHDIEAQIDRQPKLRVVVPEEGTALWSDIWVLPKQQPRPTNSQAAYKWINYTLSPAIANQITALTDAVSTMPVNADLPAKIRANQLKFPSPEVIAKSELLQPLSDDALSEYLALWQELRSPKA; this comes from the coding sequence ATGAAATCCAACCAGCTAATCGATCGGCGCAAATTTTTAATTGGCATGGGTGCGATCGGCACCGCAAGTGCATTTGGCCTGAATGGTTGCAGTTGGTTGGCCGACCCACAACGATTGCAAATTCTGGGCTTGGACAATGCTTTGCCTGGGAAGGTATTAAAAAGTTTTAGATCGGAGTTTAAGCAAAAGGCGGAAATCGATCCCAAGGCTGCCCCCGCAGAGATCTGGCAAACCCTGAGGGATTTGCAGCTTGCTACGGAAAAAAAAGAAGAAGCCAAACCAGGTTTGGAAGCTAATACCGACAATTCTAATGATTCTTCTAATGACTCTAATAAGGCAGATTCCAATAGTGGTGACGAGGCCACAGATCCCACAACAGAAGAGGACGCAAAAACCAATGCGGCACAGCGCAAAGTCCCCGATCTGGTGAGCCTCAGCGATGCCTGGTTGGACGCAGCGATCGCCCAGGATTTGATCCGGCCAATCCCGGCGGCGGATCTGGCCAAAATTTCCCAATGGCCGAAACTGGAACCCAATTGGCAAGCATCAGTAACCCGCAACGGCCAGGTTTGGGGGGTGCCCTATCGCTGGGGCAGCACCGTGATCGCCTATCGCCCCGATCGCACTAAGTTTGAGATCAAAAGCTGGGCTGATTTGTGGCGACCAGAACTAAAAAGGCGGATTGTTTTGCCAGATAGCCCGCGCGAGGTGATTGGCCTGGTGCTGAAAAAGCTGGGTGATTCCTATAACAATGAAAATTTAAACGCGATCGCCGCATTGCCAACGGAGCTAGAGCAATTACATCAGCAGGTTTTATTTTATTCTTCCGATCGCTATTTACAGCCGTTAATCATCGAAGATGCCTGGGCGGTGGTGGGTTGGTCCCATGATATTGAAGCGCAGATCGATCGCCAACCTAAACTCAGGGTAGTAGTACCAGAAGAAGGTACAGCCCTTTGGAGTGATATCTGGGTTTTGCCCAAGCAACAACCGAGGCCAACTAACAGCCAAGCGGCTTACAAATGGATTAACTACACCCTCTCGCCGGCGATCGCTAACCAGATTACCGCTCTTACTGATGCGGTCTCGACCATGCCTGTAAACGCAGATCTGCCAGCAAAGATTAGAGCCAATCAACTTAAATTCCCATCCCCAGAAGTGATCGCCAAGAGTGAGCTGTTGCAACCTCTATCAGATGATGCCCTCAGCGAATATTTAGCGCTTTGGCAAGAGTTGCGATCGCCTAAAGCTTAA